A segment of the Impatiens glandulifera unplaced genomic scaffold, dImpGla2.1, whole genome shotgun sequence genome:
TGAAAGTGATTCAGAGAAGTATGGACCCGAGCAATCAATGCAAGTTCACACCCATATCAGTCCCATTCAGACTACTCTAGAAGATTCTCAATAGAtttcatctaatgaaggatcaTCTGATGATGGTACAAAGCTTATGAAGTCTATGACATCATTGATGGGAACTCTTCAGAAGAATATGGCTGTAATGGAATCCAATATGGTGAAGATTATGAAGACTTAGAAAGAAAACAAGAAGGAATTTTCCAATCTTATTAAAAACCATAATGAGATGGAGTAGACACTAAAGAAGAACACGTACGAGATTCATATCCTCAACAAGTCATACACCAAATTTGGAAAGAACTTCTTCAAACAGAAAACCGATTTGCTCGACTATGAAAGGGAAAAGGTCGTTGAACTCCATAACGAAGTTATGGATGGAATTAGCTTGCTTCGTGATCAAATGGTTGAAATTCAAGGCAATATGAGCAGAGCTGATGCTGAGAGGTTGGAACAGAATGATTCCTTTGCAAGGAAGATTCAAGCTGAAGAAGATGCTAAATCGGCTaccgagaaagagaagaatctcATTACTCAAGGCGATGACAATAGCGGTAGAAGAGGTGGTGGTGTTTCAACAGGCACCAGATCAAAGCGAAAGCCAACCGGTGATGATAACATTAGGCCAATCAAAAGGGGCGGAGGACATAGTGGCGATCGCAGTGGTAGAAGTAGTGGAGGTGATAGTGGTGGCAGAAGTGGTGGAAGTGGTCGTGGTGGTCGTTCTCTCCCTCTGTTTCGAAACCTTCTAACTGGTAAAGAATTCAGTTGTCAAGGATCTCGCTACCCAATCGAACCactcgtgaaaagggaagataaataatctattttctcTTAAACTATCTTCTGTTAGTTTGTGAACTTGGTTCTTTAAACTtggtttctgaatattggtttttggaaaTTGTTTCTGTAAGATTGGTGAACAAGTTTGACTCTTTCTTTTATATGATGGATGTTCATTTTGTTAactatgcaaagttttaacatcatcatcaaaaagggtcaaattaatttgactaagggtcaaagtattttgactaatggaattttgatgatgtgttggtataaaacttaatcTAAGCCGAcaaattgtttttggtgcaggtgtatcgaaaacatgttttattaaactaagtctgaatgaggttcattagactgattggctattagacgcatagagttagatgtgtagtctaatagacgtagttaaacgtgcattCTTACGGATaggtagttagatgtgtagtctaactgatacgtagttagacgtgtagtctaacaaatacatagttagacgtgcattctaacggatacgtagttagacgtgcagtttaacagatacgtagttagatgtgcagtctaatagacatagtcagacgtgtagtctaatggatacgtagttagacatgcagtctaacaaatgtagttagacatgcagtctaacagacgtagttagacgtacagtctaacagatacgtagttagacgtgtagtgtatagacataattagacgtgcagtctaacagatacgtagttagacatacagtctaacaaacgtagttagacgtgcagtctaacagatacgtagttagacgtgcagtataacagatacgtagttagacatgcagtctaacaaacgtagttagacgtacaatctaacggatacgtagttagatgtgcaacgtagttagacgtgcagtttaacggatacgtagttagacgtgcagtctaacagacgttgttagacgtgtagtctaacaaatacgtagtttgacgtgcagtctaagggatatgtacttagacgtgcagtctaactaacgTAGTTAGGCGTgccgtctaacagatacgtagttagacgtgcactctaacagatgagagttagacgtgtagtctaactgttGTAGTTAGATGTAccgtctaacatatacgtagttagacgtgcagtgtaacagatgagagttagacgtgcagtctaactcattcagattaGTATAAAGGGAAcctttttccccaaaaaaaaggGAACCTTAATTAGACGTGTTCTCTAATAACATTaaactaggtggtctaatgggtcCTGATATTAGACGTGGGCATCTAATTTCATTAGTCTTGTCAGTCTAAGTGAAACCGTCTAATGACATGCCTAaacagttgcttgaagctagcatccgtctacccacgatcaactagctgtatgctactcctgctccacttttccGTGCAAagcagtacgacagccagttgcaaccaattaactaatgccACGTATGCAAATATtattcccactacttgtttcttgcaggaatatcctagaagaatatctGGCGCACTACCaaattggtacggccacgatcctggtgctcagagtctgttgtacttgtgtactatggaggcgttccaatagaagtttgccacgtgtcattacaaaagattcgaccgttggttcctactctctatttaaagattctcaaggacaacggacgaactgccGGAATTAGAGAGATATCAATCTATCAGTCGTTGAACACTGAACTTACTCAagaattgctttcttgctttactgtgtgtttatcaagagagagatagaatcaaagtattgtctagctgagtgatattcttcaatatactgtaagttgaacagagtctattctgtgcaacagtgagctagccttgcaactgtatttgattataagaaacgtatagtgaattCTTCCGCTAATTGAAAGAAGGGAttacgtaggagagttttgctccgaacatccataaacaaatctttatgtcatttacattctgacATCCTtccttctttggttcttagcttcaaacatgagcaaacatttccgacttgaatcgttcaagagtttgtgaagaatagaaagtgatataaatctctaacaggatttctatcaactCGTTTATTtaaagccgtcatcaatagccagacctcCATTTTTATCGAtcacgccgatcctatcacgtGTCTcataaacgtctaacgtctattagacgtcgacgtctaattacgcatgaacaacacgtattagacatgtgtttggttagacgtgaacatccacttgctcttgtcataaaaacgtctaacgtctattagacgtatacgtctaaccgcgcaggttattaaccaagaaACATAAACTTAAATGCATAGAGTGtaagtaaaaatacgtctaagtacatgcttttactcttagacaacctcgtctaatagaccgattaaagcaTTTTGTCTTCGTgtgtctttatttttaaaataatttttctctctcattttgtgcaagaaaaaaatgaacaaacaaatgttttgaggtcaTTAGGAccaacaaaatttttaaaacataaaaacactTAATCCTCTAGAATGGAAGAAGCCATTGTTGATCTCCTAAGATgtatactcagaagagtattctccatgcttccttcttGCAACTctcctgtatcacctacacaagaaaatatttacaaactttggtacccacattcaattgggtcctcgatcaatctgtcccttaggaatccatatttgagttattctaatggatttcccattttgtgttgtgattaatgcgtatgattttgacttagcagacgccttcctactagccactgatcctttagcttttgaagatgattttcttttaaaacttcatgactttgagtcaggtatAGATTGCCAGAGTTTCTGGctgcatctaacttattttCCAGCCATCTCACAGTCGGCagaacataatttatttaattctccAACGCTACCTCTTCATGAATCGGATCAGATTCAGTATCAGTCACACTTCctttaacaaaatttattggcttaagcttgtcagttgctgagtttgactttttgcaggacggtttgggtcattgccatcaagtcctaaaccggatctagatccagcaggtttcaacagactgATATGATATTTGATAGTTTCTCCAGACCTcgtccaagcactaacaatatagtttaaccttttgtttttagaagaaagaatttgaatttgttCCTTGAAcatctcattctcggatgagatctctactactttcttttcaaaaacattttattcTTGGGTTTGAGACAAAATCGGTTGAGACACCTTAGAtgaagattttgtttcatttagagattctgctagctttctgtactctatgaccatgtcatttagtacagctaccagttgttcccttgaaaacttttcagaggagaagtcaaatacttCAGTTTCTTGtgtatcttcttcttcttctcttgccatgaagcaagcaacctcgtcttcatcactgtcgctagatgagaagtaagaatcaCGATGGTTTCGTGTATTCTTCCCGTCTcgtgccataagagccttcagctccttttcattgtcatttttcttctcttcacgTTTctgcttccgacattccgattggtaatgacctaaaatgccacagttataacacttaacattagctttggatttcttattattattagaatttgaagagatTGAGTTataattgctc
Coding sequences within it:
- the LOC124917528 gene encoding keratin, type I cytoskeletal 10-like; this translates as MAQPRIEQTVEPVQTNPIFEEEEEVIKEPVQSLITHEKEVLESPILEVEESLEKEVEVRSPKPRPFLDINAANIHDDIVNLPHHSGDLLDKIHKVCEEILDDEEEGKYESDSEKYGPEQSMQISSNEGSSDDGTKLMKSMTSLMGTLQKNMAVMESNMTLKKNTYEIHILNKSYTKFGKNFFKQKTDLLDYEREKVVELHNEVMDGISLLRDQMVEIQGNMSRADAERLEQNDSFARKIQAEEDAKSATEKEKNLITQGDDNSGRRGGGVSTGTRSKRKPTGDDNIRPIKRGGGHSGDRSGRSSGGDSGGRSGGSGRGGRSLPLFRNLLTGKEFSCQGSRYPIEPLVKREDK